The DNA window GGCCAGGGGCTCAACGGGAATAAGGTCCCTGATGGTGTCTCCGATCCATTGCGCGTCCTCGGCTACGGCACAGTACAGCTCGTTGTAGGTCTGCTGCAGATCTAGGGCATGCTGGAAGTGCGACCGGGGGAAGGCCGAGGGAACTACGGCGACCCCGACTGGGTGCGCGACAGAGCTGTGTACAGATTCTCGGCGGATCAGCTTGAGTAGCGACCCGTGATTGACCTGCCAGTCCTTGATCTGCACAATCAGGGCTAgcacctgctcctcgtccagcgcttccatggtggtggtaacTCAGAATCGTCGGTGTTTCCTGGTCGGGACcagccgaggatgtggatgatgtcaCCAGTCGCCAACCACTAACGAACGACGAGCAGCAGCGAAAGTCGTCGCTTTCCCCTGCACGTCCACATATATATATCACGGCCTGTGTTGATGCGATATCACgcatccatcatccatcatggaagatggccttgagctgcCATGCACCCCTAACACCATTGGCGAAACGTGCTGATTATCATACCCATCATGGGGAAGGCGATCGCAACCGTCTTTTATCTTCTTCGCGTCTACTCTCGCCAGTTGATTGTCCATGGGATAGGCATCGAAGATGCACTGATGGACCTCGGGCTCCTCTTCACCTACGGAGTGGCGATCTGTATTGTGTACGGTGAGTCCCAAGTTTCCAGCTGCACTCAGGGCTCATGGGGCTGACCCTGCTCCGCTCCTAGGCGCATATCACGGCCTGGGCATTGGCCAGACAATTTGGGTCTTGCCCCAAGAGCGGCGACTGCGCATTGCACTAGTAAGAGCTTCCTGTGAGCGAATGGGCAACGAAGGTCTTCACGCGATCGATCGTTTAGTCCAACTGGGTTCTGGAAAAGTTCTGGCCCTCCGCCCAGGTCTGTTTGAAGGTGCCCATCGTCCTCTTTCTCCGCCACCTGTTGGGATCGGTCGACCGATTCGGCCAATGCGCAACTGCCGTCATCGTCTTGATCGTTTTCTGGGGATTGACCGCGGTGATGGGCAACACCTTCCAGTGCTGGCCGGTGCAGTATTTTTGGATCAAGCACATCCCTGGATATTAAATGGCTGGCCAGGACACCTTCTTCACTACGATTGGAGTGTTATCAATGGTTCAAGATGTGCTCATTCTTTGTCTTCCATTCCCAATCGTGTGGCGGCTTCAAATGCCCATGCGCCAAAAAGCCGAGATCACACTATTGTTCTCGGTCGGCTGCTTGTAAGGCTCTCTCATCCTGGTCGGGTCGCGGAACCACCACTCACTCCATTCTCCTGCAGTATCTGTATCTTCAGCGTCTTGCGTGTGATCGAGCTCAGGCACTACCAGACGAGTAATCTCTCTTGTGAGTGATACCACGGCGGCTCCCACATGGGCGCTaacttctttcttccttgtGCAGCCAGCAATTCATTGACTCTGCTATGGACGATCCTCGAATTGGACATGGCCATTATCTGTGgctcgctgctgctgatgaaACCCGTGCTTCGGTCGTGCACAGGGCGGATGCGAAATAGAATCACCCGGTTGAGCAGTCGCTCACAATCCCAGAACTCCGCCGCCCCGGTCAGGGGCACCCCGTCGCTCCAAGAATCCAGTGTGAGCCAGGTAGGACTCCCTGGTGTTCCTTTCAGCGCCTCCCCCTTGACAAGCCCCGGGGAGGCAGAAGTAGAACACTGCCCAAGAACGAGGACATCAAGGCTATTACACCCCCTGGCGGACTCCGCCATCCCGCAGCGTCTGGGAGCGCGCACGCTTTACTATAAGCTTCGTCTTCTGCACATAGAGAAAATACATAGATAACTACAGTCACAGATAGTAATGCTCGTAATCAGCCACAGCAAGCAACAGCACGCCAAGTCGACTCAGTTCGAACTTCGTTTTTGCTtgttcttcctttttttttctttttccattATTCCAATCCACAATCATACACTCTCTCATTGCTGGCCACGATGGCTTCAGCTTTTCGCAACCTGCCCACTGGCTACGTCATCCAGCAGGGCGGTATACCCTACCGTGCCTAGTATCTCCAGCTACGCTCCGTCGCCAGTCTATCCTCTAAGCCCCCTTGCCAAGCCGCGACCTTTGAAACGAGCAGCTGGTTCTGTTGCTACGTTACCCGCGAGAATGACATCTCTCCGATCGGAATGGGACAGAGGTTATCGGTAATGGGGGCTGGTATTTTCATGTCGCAGACATGGCTGTGCTTCCGGATCATCAGAAGAAGGGCCTGGGAGACACCATGTCAAGGCTCTACTACGGCGGATCACCCAAGGCGCATCAAAAGGCAATTCTGTATTTCTTAGCCAGCTCCCTGTCAGGATTCTAAGGAAACGGACATACGTTAAACATGAAAAGGCCGAAATATATACAGTTGCTCGGCGACGATTACAATAACCTAAGCGAACAGGCAGGTCAATTTAGACTACAATACCACGAACAACCGATTTCTTGACTATTGATTTATACTAGATTCATCTTATGTATAACCAATGCTGGAAAAATTGACTATGCGGCTCGACCTGGATCTTTTTTGTTTGCAAACTTCCCGAGGTAAGGCCAAATAAGGTATAAGATCGGCATCTTGCGTGTGCAAAAAGGGGCGCATTATCATCGCTTGGAAACACCGTTTTAAATGGTTTATAACTAACGCTTGGGGTCTGCTTGCGAAAGATTCTCGATGCTTGCAAGTGGTGTAGGTACGGTCAAATATGCGCTTTAACTCGCTGGCTACTCTTTTGGCCGCTCTGTCCCTCCTAGCGCCCACCCGCGCCATTAATATCGTCTCCTCCAACGATGATGGCTGGGCCGAAGCCAATATCCGGGCGCTTTTCCAGTCATTGACAGCAGCCGGACACTCAGTCGTGGTCTCGGCACCTGCCGAGAACCAAAGCGGAACAGGTCCGTGTGCCCAAGTGCTCCCGAATGCCTTACTTGATACTCATCCACTTTGGTGACCATAGGATCCTCCCAGAAGGCTCCCACCAAGCTCACCAAGCCCTGCGAATTCAACAGCTGCCCTGCCGGCAGTCCCGCGGTCGGATACAACGCCTCTCAACCTCGCTTAAACTATGTCAACTCATACCCAGTCACTGCCATGAAACACGGCATCAGTCACCGTTCGCTTCAGTTCTTCGGCGGTGCACTCCCGGATCTAGCAGTAGCGGGGCCCAACGTGGGTATGTTGCCATCCCAACATATATTTTTCTAAAAGCGATACTAATAGCTTGTTCAAGGATATAACATTGGCCTTGAAGTCTTTTTTTCGGGGACAGTAGGGGCGGCCACTTACGCCGCCAACGACGCTGGTATCCCGGCTATCGCCTTCTCCGGGTCAACTGGAAGCCAGACGGCGTGGAACGACTCTTCATCGCTACCGAATTACAGTGATGTCTATGCTGCGCTAGCAACCAACCTGACCGACCACTTGATTGCAGCAGGGAAACCCTATCTGCCGTCGGATGTATGGCTCAATGTTAACTTTCCTTCTGTGTCCGCTTCACAATGCTCCAGTCCAGAGGACGTCGCCTTCGTCCTGTCGCGCATCCACATAGCCGTACCATTCATCACACCAGATGACGTGACGACATGTGGCACTTCGCGGTTGCCTAGTGAAATCGCCGTGTCACTGACATCTGGTTGCTATGCGAGCGTGTCTGTTGGAGTGTCTAGTACCAAAGAAGATGCCAATTCCACTGTACAGGCTATCGCGCTCAAGAAGCTCAGCAAGATTCTTACATGCCTGCCGTCATAGTGATGACTGCTTCTAGAAATGATCCGTAACGCTTGGGTTATCATGCAATATGCATCGGGCATGTAAAGAACCATCCACTCTTGGGTACGCTTGCTCTCTCACTCTTGTACAAATCAAATCCTAAGCAGACTTATCATTCATACTTTCTCTCTTGCTTCGAAATCCTTTACATCTCGGCATCGGAGAATCCCCAGTGAGGTCGAAAACAAGTGCTTAAATCGGGGGGTCACATTGTCTACAGTGTGGAAGACGAGGCTATCCAGAAGACTATCTAGACAGAACGGGTCACGTGATAGGATAAGCGAGATCCTCAACCCTTTCACTGTTCGTAGTCTCACTGGGTTCCCCAGATGCGTTCAGCCAATTGCTTGACTAGCAACAGTTTCTCCCACATCCGATCCATCGTAAACCCACGCCCTCCGCCTGCACTCATGCTAGAAAATCCACATTGGGGACTGACACCTAGAGAGGTATCAATGACCTCTGCGGTGCTGCGACCCTGCCCTTGGGCAATGATTCTCGCTGCAGCGTTCACCCTGGCAATGAGATCATCGATATTTTCCATGTCTGGTGACTTGGTTGACACGACACCCAACACCACATTCTTCCCGATAGGTAAATGACGAAGTGGTTCAAAATCACCAGCGCGATCAGTATCGTACTCAAGATAATAGGTATCGTATTCGAGTTCCGAAAACATTTTTTTCGCGATCCGCTCGTATGACCCGCTCATGATATGTGTTGATCCTGCCATGTTACCACGACACAGATGCAGGCCAACACGCAGATCACCTGGCTTTCCCGCCAGACATTGGTTGTGCGCCCAAATGTATAGATCAAGCAATGCGTCCGGATCAACTCCATCTGCCTCACAGCCTGACCGGAACTCATCTGTCACGAAGAATAAAAGACATGGGTCATCGATCTGAATTGAACGCAACCCCGCATCATAAAGCACACGAAACTCGGCTGCATACGCGGCTGCAAGATCGGTGAAGTACTCGCGGTCGTCCTTATAGACCGATGGGAGATAGGCAGTACCTGCAGCCATTTGCATCTAAGCTTCGTCAGTAAAGTACAGGAACCAAAGAGATGGACTTGATCCATCAGCTTACATGGCCATGGGTGACAGGCGGCATTGTCAGTTTGCATTCGCACCACTGCTCCGGTGGAAGGAGGCTTCGGAGAGCATGCCATTCTGAAAGGTAAGGGCTATGTGTGTGGCGTATACGGTCCACAGCCATAATCGAATCACGAGTAGAGATTCCAAGCTCCTGGAGGATCCTGACTGTGGGAAAACTGGTCCGATAACCCTCAGGAACTGGTACAGCTTTGATAACCTCGATCCCGGCGAGGTTCTCAAAAAAGCCGGAGTAGAACACAACGCGGTCATATTCGCCTGACATAATTGGGCGAACACCAAGCTCCAATTGCCTGGCCACAGCCATAGCGATCGCAGCCTTGGTTGATTCATGAATTTCTTTGGGGATTTGCGAGTACGGGGCTGTCACACCAGCGGCTTCTCGCACAGCTAAGAGCTTGGGAGGCCGCATGAGAGAGCCAATTTGCTCGGCACGAAAGATGGGGGCCATGTTTGTGAAGAGAAAACAATCGTTAGTCCAGGTATTCAGAGTAGAGGTGGATTTAAAAAAGCGTGTATGCGGGGATGCGCAGACTGGCGTCTGATCGGGGATTCGGCCTCCGATGCTGTCGCTAGAATGGCTAGCTAGCTACATGTGGGGAAATTGCGGATCAGAATGGTGGGGAGACATTTGTGGGGAAAAGAATACAACTAAAGTACTAACTATACGAAGTAGCTAGTAGCGGGAAACATGGCTTACCCAGTCTCGATCTTTCTATCCTCGGTCATTTTCCCAGTCCCTTTCTAGCCCCAATTATTTACTCGGATCGAGCACTCTTCGTCTTTTTGCTTCTCAATTTCATCATCAGGAAAACCAAGGCATACGAGGAAACGCAGAACAATGCTGTGATACCAGTCTGTTGATTAAGAGGATATATGATCAGCAAACCAGAAATCAAGCAGTGGAAGGTACACTCACGTCTCGCCAAGAATAGTATTTTTCTTTGAGATTGAAGGTTTGGGCGTAGTCTGCGCCCGTGGAATATTGGCAGAACGAGCAGGTTCTGGTGGAATTTGCATCCAGGAGATAGCCGGCTTGTGATGCCAGAAATTCGGCCATGTAATCCCCGCAGGTCTGACCAGAGGGAGCATTGAAGTGCACATATTCTGACGGCTCACATGTCACAGGAACATCCCATAATACctcgccaagaagaccgcCGACAAGGTAGGTAAATGGATCCAGGTAGTATATCCAATACCTCCAGAAGGGTTGCATCTGGGTGTATGGGACGACCACACCACAAAAGCTGATCAAGCCTGCCCCAATCAAGACGGGGTTCATGACAGCAGCGAAGTATTCATTAGGCGCGTATGCTGCGATTGCCTGACCAATGGAAGTGTACAAGAGCTCGTACACTATTTGTGCAGTTAGAGATATTTGCTGATTGACGCGGATTATATGTTTAAACACTTACAGATCATCTGGAGATAAACGTGACCGGAGATGCTAGACAAGTTTGGGAACCCTGCCGTGAAGTACCAACACAGAAAGTATAGAGTGGCACAAACTATGAGGTATGGGATTTCGGTGACTGTCTGGGCTCCAATGAAAGCAATCCAGTGGTATGTCTTCGACTTTAAGGCAAGCGGTATGTTAGAGCCATTGCTGTCATAATAAATACCAGCTAGTTAAACGTACCTTCTTCTCACGTGTCTCGAAGATGTCACGATTGTGCAGAAAGAAGGGTTGCATCTGATTGATACATCCTGGGGCCACGAAGATGAAGTTGAAAATGGCAAACAATCGcagctggagagagaaggtGCCATCTCCAATCTTCCAAAAAGTAAATCCACTGAAAAGCGCAGCAAAAATGTGCAGAATAATTTTGTTCCACATATAATCCTGGAGAATATGTCAGTGGTTGTGCAAAAGCAAATTATATATCACATACCGGAGAACGCCAAATTTGGACCGTGAGGCGCTTAGAGACTGTAACAAACTGGAACCAATGAGAAGTTACATAGTCCGCCGTATCCTCCACATAACTGGGGTCCAATCTACTGGTTTCGTTTAGAGATTCAAGCTCGGCGAGTGCCATTTTGCGATCCTCTGATTGAATCCACGTTTCGACCCAGTCAATCTGTCCCGAAGCCTTGCCCTGGACCACATCGATAATGTGCTCGGCTGGGTTGATATCCTGTGGGCACGGGGCACCGTGACGGGCAAAATAATCCAAGATCTTGTGTGAGTCTTTTCCGGCTAAAAGGATATTAGCTTAATAAAGAACCATGATAAAGAACCATGTCATCATATGCTTACTTTCTCCAAAATATGTCATATTTCCACCCTTGgccagaaggagaagaccgTCAAAAGCATTGAATAAGACGGCCGATGGCTGGTGAATTGTGCACTTTTATCCGTTAGGATGTCGGTAATGTATAAAATGGAGTTCGACGTTCTTACCAAAACAGCTTGACCTCCATCCACAAGCTTTCGAAGAAAGCGAACAATATTGTAAGCTGACTGGCCATCTAAGCCAGATGTTGGCTCGTCCAAGAACAGCAAAGTCGGTTTGGCCACAAGCTCAACCCCTAGGGTTACTCGCTTCCGTTGCTCGATGCTCAAACCCGCACCAGGCACTTCATGGGGTCAacagctggaagatgatgagagTCAAAGAACTTACCTCCAATCAGCGCATCACTGATACTACTCAGCTCCAGAAGCTCAATAATATGATCGACATAGGAAA is part of the Penicillium psychrofluorescens genome assembly, chromosome: 4 genome and encodes:
- a CDS encoding uncharacterized protein (ID:PFLUO_005818-T1.cds;~source:funannotate) translates to MRFNSLATLLAALSLLAPTRAINIVSSNDDGWAEANIRALFQSLTAAGHSVVVSAPAENQSGTGSSQKAPTKLTKPCEFNSCPAGSPAVGYNASQPRLNYVNSYPVTAMKHGISHRSLQFFGGALPDLAVAGPNVGYNIGLEVFFSGTVGAATYAANDAGIPAIAFSGSTGSQTAWNDSSSLPNYSDVYAALATNLTDHLIAAGKPYLPSDVWLNVNFPSVSASQCSSPEDVAFVLSRIHIAVPFITPDDVTTCGTSRLPSEIAVSLTSGCYASVSVGVSSTKEDANSTVQAIALKKLSKILTCLPS
- a CDS encoding uncharacterized protein (ID:PFLUO_005819-T1.cds;~source:funannotate), with protein sequence MAPIFRAEQIGSLMRPPKLLAVREAAGVTAPYSQIPKEIHESTKAAIAMAVARQLELGVRPIMSGEYDRVVFYSGFFENLAGIEVIKAVPVPEGYRTSFPTVRILQELGISTRDSIMAVDRIRHTHSPYLSEWHALRSLLPPEQWCECKLTMPPVTHGHMQMAAGTAYLPSVYKDDREYFTDLAAAYAAEFRVLYDAGLRSIQIDDPCLLFFVTDEFRSGCEADGVDPDALLDLYIWAHNQCLAGKPGDLRVGLHLCRGNMAGSTHIMSGSYERIAKKMFSELEYDTYYLEYDTDRAGDFEPLRHLPIGKNVVLGVVSTKSPDMENIDDLIARVNAAARIIAQGQGRSTAEVIDTSLGVSPQCGFSSMSAGGGRGFTMDRMWEKLLLVKQLAERIWGTQ
- a CDS encoding uncharacterized protein (ID:PFLUO_005817-T1.cds;~source:funannotate), whose protein sequence is MDLGLLFTYGVAICIVYGAYHGLGIGQTIWVLPQERRLRIALSNWVLEKFWPSAQVCLKVPIVLFLRHLLGSVDRFGQCATAVIVLIVFWGLTAVMGNTFQCWPVQYFWIKHIPGY